One genomic region from Entelurus aequoreus isolate RoL-2023_Sb linkage group LG14, RoL_Eaeq_v1.1, whole genome shotgun sequence encodes:
- the LOC133664387 gene encoding LOW QUALITY PROTEIN: lanC-like protein 3 (The sequence of the model RefSeq protein was modified relative to this genomic sequence to represent the inferred CDS: inserted 1 base in 1 codon; substituted 1 base at 1 genomic stop codon) encodes MENSRCFANRFTDYKGALLSGQLGVDAVVATVDTILKKVPDXRGDXDGGLYVGPAGVAYMLYHVSESPLFSERRDTYLKTAKHIIDVSVRCVDAEPDKNMLGGAGIYAVAAMIYKSLGLADFVKPLTKFRSVWEVCAPICFLECGSDELLVGRAGYLCAALVLRQKLAIEILSRDRIKSICTAIIESGKQYAKRKRKPFPLMYAFYGTEYLGAAHGLSSVLQMLLSYQDMLSGADKDLVWQSVDFLMNQEQNWNWPAELGAVIERENELVHWCHGAPGLRSFSSPRSSKWARAP; translated from the exons ATGGAGAACAGCCGTTGCTTCGCTAACCGCTTCACGGACTACAAGGGCGCCCTGCTGTCGGGTCAGCTCGGCGTCGATGCCGTGGTGGCTACGGTGGACACGATCCTCAAAAAGGTGCCCG GACGTGGCGACTAGGACGGCGGGCTGTACGTCGGTCCCGCCGGGGTGGCGTACATGCTGTATCACGTCAGCGAATCTCCCCTCTTCTCGGAGCGGAGGGACACGTACCTCAAGACGGCCAAGCACATCATCGACGTGTCTGTGCGCTGCGTGGACGCGGAGCCGGACAAGAACATGCTCGGCGGTGCGGGCATCTACGCCGTGGCCGCGATGATATACAAGTCCCTCGGCTTGGCTGACTTCGTCAAGCCGCTGACGAAATTCCGCAGTGTGTGGGAGGTGTGCGCGCCCATTTGTTTCCTGGAGTGTGGCTCTGATGAGCTGCTTGTGGGCCGGGCAGGCTACTTGTGTGCCGCCTTGGTCCTCAGGCAAAAGCTGGCCATTGAG ATTCTCAGCAGGGATCGAATCAAATCCATTTGCACGGCCATCATCGAGTCCGGAAAGCAATATGCGAAGAGGAAGAGAAAGCCGTTCCCCCTCATGTACGCCTTCTATGGGACGGAGTACCTCG GGGCAGCCCACGGCCTATCGTCGGTGCTACAGATGCTGCTGAGCTACCAGGACATGCTGAGCGGGGCCGACAAGGACCTGGTGTGGCAGAGTGTCGACTTCCTCATGAACCAGGAGCAGAACTGGAACTGGCCCGCCGAGCTTGGCGCAGTCATCGAGAGGGAGAATGAACTGGTCCACTGGTGTCACGGCGCTCCAG GTTTGCGGAGTTTCTCTTCACCGAGGAGTTCAAAGTGGGCTCGTGCTCCTTGA